The Thermoflavifilum sp. genome contains a region encoding:
- a CDS encoding mannose-1-phosphate guanylyltransferase, translating into MNKHAYVVIMAGGIGSRFWPVSRTDRPKQFLDILNTGKTLIQHTYERFRRFVRPENILVVTHHQYVPLVQEQLPLLPVDNILAEPSRKNTAPCIAYASFRLFKQDPHANILFAPADHLILDETTFVKTCLEAFQFVNGRDALLTFGIKPTRPDTGYGYIQYETKGGIDHIFKVKTFTEKPNLELAKTFLNSGDFLWNAGIFAWDVRKILEAFQQLQPEMYELFSAAAEVMLTPDEPEVMEMTYAQCTNISIDYAIMEKAENVYVIPSDFGWSDLGTWNSAYENMPRDYLENAVAAHDVLIVDATRCMVHSSSQRLLVLQGLDDFIVVDTPDVLLICKKDHEQEIKEYVAEVKRNMGEKYL; encoded by the coding sequence ATGAACAAACACGCTTATGTAGTGATTATGGCCGGCGGCATCGGCAGCCGATTCTGGCCCGTGAGCCGGACCGACAGGCCCAAACAGTTTCTGGATATCCTGAATACGGGTAAAACATTAATTCAGCATACTTACGAACGCTTCCGTCGGTTTGTACGACCGGAAAATATCCTGGTGGTTACGCATCATCAGTATGTACCGCTGGTACAAGAACAACTGCCGCTATTGCCCGTTGATAATATTCTGGCCGAACCTTCCCGTAAAAACACGGCTCCCTGCATCGCCTATGCCTCATTCAGGCTATTTAAACAGGATCCCCATGCCAACATTTTGTTTGCTCCAGCCGACCATTTAATCCTGGATGAAACCACTTTTGTCAAAACCTGTCTGGAAGCTTTTCAGTTTGTCAATGGCCGCGATGCCCTGCTCACCTTTGGCATCAAGCCTACCCGGCCCGATACGGGTTATGGTTATATCCAGTATGAAACAAAAGGAGGTATCGACCATATTTTTAAGGTTAAAACATTTACGGAAAAACCCAATCTGGAACTGGCTAAAACGTTTTTGAACAGCGGTGATTTTTTATGGAATGCCGGGATATTCGCCTGGGATGTACGAAAGATTCTGGAAGCCTTTCAACAACTTCAACCGGAAATGTATGAACTGTTTTCCGCTGCCGCTGAAGTCATGCTCACGCCCGATGAACCGGAAGTGATGGAGATGACTTATGCACAATGCACCAATATCTCCATTGATTATGCGATCATGGAAAAGGCTGAAAATGTATATGTCATTCCTTCGGATTTTGGCTGGAGTGATCTGGGCACCTGGAACTCGGCCTATGAAAACATGCCTCGTGATTATCTGGAAAATGCGGTAGCCGCTCACGATGTGCTCATTGTAGATGCAACACGCTGTATGGTACACAGCAGCAGCCAGCGCCTGCTGGTGCTTCAAGGACTGGATGATTTCATCGTGGTGGATACGCCCGACGTATTACTCATCTGCAAGAAAGACCACGAACAGGAAATCAAAGAATATGTCGCGGAGGTTAAAAGAAATATGGGAGAAAAATACCTGTAA
- the nadD gene encoding nicotinate (nicotinamide) nucleotide adenylyltransferase — translation MKIGLLFGSFNPVHHGHLIIASYMAYETDLDKVWLVVSPQNPFKPSNALLDEYQRLHLVRLAVEGELRIEASAIEFSLPRPSYTADTLAYLFEKYPQHQFALIMGSDGLQNLHRWKNTDWLQAHVAFYIYPRSGFPVSAADLPPQFRVVNAPLLDISASLIRRRIREGKSIRYLVPDAVAREIEIGHYYR, via the coding sequence ATGAAAATCGGACTCTTATTCGGCTCTTTCAATCCTGTACACCATGGTCATCTGATCATCGCCAGTTATATGGCCTATGAAACCGATCTGGATAAAGTCTGGCTGGTGGTGAGTCCACAAAACCCCTTCAAACCATCCAACGCGCTGCTTGATGAATATCAACGCCTGCACCTGGTGAGATTGGCTGTGGAAGGAGAGCTCAGGATTGAAGCCTCGGCCATTGAATTTTCACTTCCTCGCCCATCCTATACCGCCGATACCCTGGCCTATTTGTTTGAAAAATATCCCCAGCATCAATTCGCCCTGATTATGGGTAGTGACGGCCTGCAAAATCTTCATCGCTGGAAGAACACCGACTGGCTTCAGGCACATGTTGCATTTTACATTTACCCACGGTCTGGTTTCCCGGTAAGCGCAGCCGATCTACCCCCACAATTCCGCGTGGTGAATGCTCCGCTGCTGGATATTTCGGCTTCTTTAATTCGCCGACGTATTCGCGAAGGGAAATCCATCCGTTATCTGGTGCCTGACGCCGTAGCCCGGGAAATCGAAATCGGCCATTATTACAGATAA
- a CDS encoding YtxH domain-containing protein, translating to MAESKWKDTSAFLLGLAVGAIIGYFLHSEKVDEIVEEMKIKLNKWRTDIEDQLDKGASWLQEMASKEES from the coding sequence ATGGCAGAATCAAAATGGAAAGATACCAGCGCATTTTTGCTTGGGCTTGCCGTGGGCGCGATTATTGGCTATTTTCTGCATTCAGAAAAAGTAGATGAAATTGTGGAGGAAATGAAAATCAAGCTCAACAAATGGCGTACTGATATTGAAGATCAACTGGATAAGGGCGCATCCTGGTTGCAGGAAATGGCTTCCAAGGAAGAATCATAA
- a CDS encoding SPASM domain-containing protein, with amino-acid sequence MNQAEWQDALRFLRKGTPRRYLNAARVLGSYFLSKWTHRPFQWGMPIALSIEPTTACNLRCPECPSGLRAFTRATGKIDPAFFKSIIDELHRELWYLIFYFQGEPYLHPRLLDMVAYAHEKGIYTATSTNAHFLDPARARQTVESGLDRLIISIDGTTQEVYQQYRRGGHLEKVLAGAREIVRWKRVLRSPTPYVFFQFLVVKPNQHQIPEIKRLARELGVDNVRFKTAQVYDYQHGNPLIPDLDHYSRYRRMPDGSYRLKNKLANHCWKLWHAPVITWDGWVVPCCFDKDAQHKMGSVKEKSFREIWHNEAYAQFRRQILKGRKHIDICQNCSEGTRVWG; translated from the coding sequence ATGAACCAGGCTGAATGGCAGGATGCTTTACGGTTTCTTAGAAAGGGTACGCCGCGACGCTACCTCAACGCCGCCCGCGTGTTGGGAAGTTATTTTCTGAGCAAGTGGACGCACCGGCCGTTCCAGTGGGGTATGCCCATTGCGCTATCTATCGAGCCCACGACGGCCTGTAACCTGCGTTGCCCGGAATGCCCCAGTGGACTGAGGGCTTTCACACGGGCTACTGGAAAAATTGATCCCGCTTTTTTCAAATCGATTATCGACGAACTCCATCGGGAACTCTGGTATTTGATTTTTTATTTTCAAGGCGAGCCCTACCTGCACCCTCGCCTGCTGGATATGGTGGCTTATGCCCATGAAAAAGGCATTTATACCGCCACATCGACCAACGCCCATTTTCTGGACCCGGCTCGTGCCCGACAAACTGTAGAAAGTGGACTCGACCGCCTGATCATTTCCATCGACGGAACCACCCAGGAGGTGTACCAACAATACCGGCGAGGCGGGCATCTGGAAAAAGTGCTGGCGGGTGCCCGGGAAATCGTCCGGTGGAAACGCGTGCTTCGCTCGCCCACTCCTTATGTATTTTTCCAGTTTCTGGTGGTAAAACCCAACCAACACCAGATTCCCGAAATCAAACGCCTGGCCCGGGAACTGGGTGTGGATAACGTGCGATTTAAAACCGCACAGGTTTATGACTACCAACACGGTAACCCCCTGATTCCCGACCTCGATCATTATTCACGCTACCGAAGAATGCCCGATGGCAGCTATCGGCTGAAGAATAAGCTGGCCAATCATTGCTGGAAACTCTGGCACGCCCCGGTCATCACCTGGGATGGATGGGTGGTACCCTGCTGCTTTGACAAAGATGCGCAACACAAAATGGGGAGTGTAAAAGAAAAATCATTCCGGGAAATCTGGCACAACGAAGCCTATGCACAGTTTCGCAGACAGATATTGAAGGGACGAAAGCATATCGATATCTGTCAGAACTGCAGCGAGGGCACGCGGGTCTGGGGATGA
- a CDS encoding aldo/keto reductase has protein sequence MENRNLGSSGLQVSAIGLGCMGMSFSYPPFPPRSEMIRLIRAAVDEGITFFDTAEVYGPYTNEELVGEALAPVRQQVVIATKFGFEIQDGKMVGLNSRPEHIRKAVEGSLKRLRTEVIDLLYQHRVDPQVPIEDVAGTVKELIQEGKVRYFGLSEAGVNTIRRAHAVQPVSALQSEYSLWWREPEREIIPTLEELDIGFVPFSPLGKGFLTGAIKADTPLDPNDFRNTIPRFKEENRKANLALVALLEQIAREKQATPAQIALSWLLAQKPWIVPIPGTTKLHRLKENIGATQIRLSAEDLQRIQDALSKIPIRGERYGEAQQRQIDR, from the coding sequence ATGGAAAATAGAAATTTAGGAAGTAGTGGCCTGCAGGTTTCCGCCATTGGACTGGGCTGCATGGGCATGAGCTTTAGCTATCCGCCTTTTCCACCCCGCAGCGAAATGATTCGCCTCATCCGTGCGGCTGTGGATGAGGGCATTACTTTTTTCGACACAGCAGAAGTATATGGCCCGTATACCAATGAAGAACTGGTGGGAGAAGCGCTGGCCCCCGTCAGACAACAGGTAGTGATTGCTACCAAGTTTGGATTTGAAATCCAGGACGGGAAAATGGTAGGCCTGAACAGTCGGCCCGAACATATTCGAAAGGCCGTGGAAGGATCATTAAAACGTTTGCGAACAGAGGTCATTGACCTGCTTTATCAACATCGTGTGGATCCGCAGGTGCCCATTGAAGACGTGGCGGGTACGGTAAAAGAGCTGATTCAGGAGGGTAAGGTGCGCTATTTCGGTCTTTCCGAAGCCGGTGTCAACACCATCCGCCGGGCGCATGCGGTACAGCCCGTATCGGCTCTTCAAAGCGAATATTCCCTGTGGTGGCGAGAGCCAGAAAGGGAAATCATACCCACACTTGAAGAACTGGACATCGGTTTCGTGCCGTTCAGCCCGCTCGGCAAAGGATTCCTCACCGGCGCCATCAAGGCAGACACGCCGCTGGACCCCAATGATTTTCGAAATACCATTCCGCGCTTTAAAGAAGAAAATCGCAAGGCCAATCTGGCTCTGGTGGCCCTTCTGGAACAGATTGCCCGGGAAAAGCAGGCCACCCCGGCCCAGATTGCCCTATCCTGGCTGCTGGCACAAAAACCCTGGATCGTACCCATTCCTGGCACCACCAAACTACATCGGCTGAAGGAAAACATCGGAGCCACTCAAATCCGGCTATCGGCCGAGGATCTTCAGCGTATCCAGGACGCCCTGAGCAAAATCCCCATCCGGGGCGAACGCTACGGTGAAGCCCAGCAAAGACAAATCGATCGTTAA
- a CDS encoding cupin domain-containing protein: protein MDIIRIGTQASRKGPAAWFTGEVRIDPLFDPNNARRAAAALVTFEPGARTAWHTHPLGQTLIVVSGCGWVQREGGPREEVHPGDIVWFEPNEKHWHGATATTAMSHIAIQENLNGETVTWLEKVSDEQYLQL, encoded by the coding sequence ATGGACATCATTAGAATAGGCACACAAGCTTCCCGGAAAGGCCCTGCGGCCTGGTTTACCGGCGAAGTACGTATTGATCCTTTATTTGATCCAAACAATGCCCGCCGGGCGGCCGCTGCGCTGGTCACCTTTGAACCTGGGGCCCGAACGGCCTGGCATACACACCCTCTGGGACAAACGCTGATCGTCGTGAGTGGCTGTGGCTGGGTACAGCGTGAAGGAGGCCCACGCGAAGAGGTGCATCCGGGTGATATCGTCTGGTTTGAACCCAACGAAAAACACTGGCACGGGGCCACTGCCACCACGGCCATGTCGCATATCGCCATTCAGGAAAATCTGAACGGAGAAACCGTGACCTGGCTGGAAAAAGTAAGTGACGAGCAATATCTGCAACTGTAA
- a CDS encoding DUF2255 family protein, translated as MEKTSWTKEVLSQIVEADDLHIAPLREDRATYGTPTWIWCVAVEGELYVRAYHGQRSSWYQAAIRQKAGRIKAAGQTWKVHFEPVSDSTLLDRIDEAYRIKYKDSPYLSPMIGTSARSATVRIIPDPTDNLASS; from the coding sequence ATGGAAAAAACATCATGGACAAAAGAAGTGTTAAGCCAGATTGTGGAGGCCGATGATTTGCATATTGCTCCGCTTCGGGAAGATCGTGCAACCTATGGTACCCCCACATGGATCTGGTGTGTGGCAGTAGAGGGGGAACTCTACGTGCGGGCTTACCACGGCCAACGTTCAAGCTGGTATCAGGCCGCAATCAGGCAAAAAGCCGGACGGATCAAGGCCGCTGGCCAAACCTGGAAAGTGCATTTCGAACCGGTGAGCGATTCCACCCTATTGGACCGTATTGATGAGGCCTATCGGATAAAATACAAAGACAGTCCTTATTTAAGCCCCATGATTGGCACCAGCGCCCGATCTGCCACGGTACGCATTATCCCTGACCCGACAGACAATTTAGCCTCCTCATGA
- a CDS encoding alcohol dehydrogenase catalytic domain-containing protein, whose product MRATIMYGAKEVRVEQVPDARIEQPTDALVRVVRACICGSDLWPYRDPQRKENGWQIGHEAIGIVEDVGQKVNTVKRGDFVIMPFAYSDGYCEFCAEGLHTACVHGGFFGTGQVAGAQAEAIRVPLADGTLYRLPINPDEALLGSLLTLSDVMCTGHHAAVVARVSPGKRVAVVGGGAVGLCGVLAARRLGAEQIILLDRHPDRIELGKTLGATDVVTERGEAAVERVMSLTGGGGVHAVLECVGTEEALRTSILITRPGGAIGRVGVPHYETIPASGPAFYKNITVGGGPAPARAYIDELLHDVLEGHIQPGRVFDRIVGLDQVPDGYRAMDQRQAIKVMIKP is encoded by the coding sequence ATGCGTGCAACAATTATGTATGGAGCCAAAGAAGTCCGGGTAGAACAGGTTCCCGATGCCCGGATAGAACAACCTACTGATGCGTTGGTCCGCGTGGTGCGGGCCTGCATTTGCGGGAGTGATTTATGGCCTTATCGTGACCCTCAACGCAAGGAAAACGGATGGCAAATCGGGCATGAAGCCATTGGCATTGTGGAAGATGTTGGCCAAAAAGTAAATACTGTGAAGCGAGGCGATTTTGTGATTATGCCATTCGCTTATTCCGACGGGTACTGTGAATTCTGTGCAGAGGGCTTGCATACTGCTTGCGTGCACGGAGGTTTTTTTGGAACGGGACAGGTGGCCGGCGCTCAAGCTGAGGCCATACGCGTTCCCCTGGCTGATGGCACTTTGTACCGCTTACCTATAAATCCTGATGAAGCCTTGCTAGGCTCCCTGCTTACGCTATCTGATGTGATGTGTACCGGTCATCATGCCGCCGTGGTTGCAAGAGTGAGCCCCGGGAAACGTGTTGCCGTCGTGGGTGGGGGTGCTGTAGGCTTGTGCGGTGTACTGGCGGCCAGGCGCCTGGGTGCTGAACAGATCATATTGCTGGATCGTCATCCCGACCGAATCGAGCTTGGGAAAACTTTGGGCGCAACCGATGTAGTTACAGAAAGAGGAGAAGCCGCCGTGGAACGGGTGATGTCGCTCACTGGCGGGGGTGGCGTCCATGCTGTGCTGGAATGTGTGGGCACAGAAGAAGCCTTGCGTACCAGCATCTTGATTACCCGACCGGGCGGAGCAATTGGCCGGGTGGGTGTGCCTCATTATGAAACAATCCCTGCCTCGGGGCCAGCATTCTACAAAAATATCACGGTAGGTGGCGGACCAGCTCCAGCCCGGGCCTATATCGATGAATTACTCCACGATGTTCTAGAAGGCCATATCCAGCCCGGCAGGGTATTCGACCGGATCGTTGGACTGGATCAAGTGCCAGATGGATATCGAGCCATGGATCAACGCCAGGCCATCAAAGTAATGATCAAACCCTGA
- a CDS encoding SDR family NAD(P)-dependent oxidoreductase — MKYCKTIWITGSSDGLGLLAAGELVRAGHRVILHARNPERARWAMQQVPGAKDVLVGDLSNLEEVKQLAEAANQIGPFDVVIHNAGVYQASPQHIFMVNVLAPYVLTNLLFKPERLIYLSSDMHWQGKPLINLDPDRVSYADSKLYVLMLCLAVARLWPSVLANAVNPGWVPTKMGGSRAPDNLKKGYETQVWLAVHNESKARVSGKYFFHQKPQPFHPDASNETLQDHLLEQCEKLSGVVFHENTRVNKKKYSQTNQTRN, encoded by the coding sequence ATGAAGTATTGCAAAACCATATGGATCACGGGGTCGTCTGACGGATTGGGCTTACTGGCTGCCGGTGAGCTGGTGCGAGCCGGACATCGGGTAATATTGCATGCTCGCAATCCCGAGCGGGCCCGTTGGGCCATGCAACAGGTGCCAGGGGCAAAAGATGTGCTGGTGGGGGATTTATCTAATCTGGAAGAAGTGAAACAGCTGGCCGAAGCCGCTAATCAAATTGGTCCTTTCGATGTAGTCATTCACAACGCGGGCGTGTATCAGGCTTCCCCGCAGCACATTTTCATGGTCAATGTGCTAGCTCCTTATGTGCTTACCAACTTGTTGTTTAAGCCAGAACGATTGATTTATCTGAGCTCTGATATGCACTGGCAGGGTAAACCGCTGATTAATCTGGATCCAGACCGGGTCAGTTATGCCGATTCCAAGCTTTATGTACTCATGCTTTGCTTGGCCGTGGCTCGCCTATGGCCCAGCGTGCTGGCCAACGCGGTAAACCCGGGATGGGTACCCACAAAAATGGGCGGATCACGTGCTCCCGATAACCTGAAAAAGGGTTATGAAACCCAGGTATGGCTAGCTGTTCATAACGAGAGCAAAGCAAGGGTATCTGGAAAATATTTTTTTCACCAGAAACCACAACCCTTTCATCCTGACGCGTCTAACGAAACGCTGCAGGACCATTTGCTGGAGCAATGCGAAAAGCTATCGGGAGTAGTTTTTCATGAAAACACGCGTGTTAACAAGAAGAAATATTCTCAAACAAATCAAACCAGAAACTGA
- a CDS encoding helix-turn-helix transcriptional regulator: MEPLIRFETIAQYNQAYQHETLHPLVTVIDLSRAPSPARQGSKIYFGFYVIFLKDVKCGDLTYGRATYDYQEGTLVFIAPGQVVGVNRNPDVQPRGFALAFHPDLIHGTPLGKHMHEYTFFGYQSNEALHISEREREIVMGCFAKIHDELLRPVDKHSRRLIVSNIELFLNYCVRFYDRQFITREQVNRGILERFEALLHEYLYSGKIAEEGIPTVAQFAGLLHLSPNYFGDVVKKETGITAQEYIQSRLIEIAKEKLFDYSKSVSEVAYELGFRYPQHFTRLFKQKVGLSPSEFRNMN, translated from the coding sequence ATGGAACCATTGATTCGATTTGAAACCATTGCGCAGTATAATCAGGCTTATCAGCATGAAACCCTGCATCCGCTGGTTACGGTGATTGATTTATCCAGAGCGCCGAGTCCGGCCAGGCAGGGATCGAAAATTTATTTCGGGTTTTATGTGATTTTTCTAAAGGATGTCAAATGTGGCGATCTCACGTACGGCCGGGCCACTTACGATTATCAGGAGGGCACGCTTGTGTTCATTGCACCGGGGCAGGTGGTGGGGGTGAACCGCAATCCCGATGTACAGCCCAGGGGCTTTGCGCTGGCGTTTCATCCCGACTTGATTCATGGTACCCCGCTTGGTAAGCATATGCATGAATATACCTTTTTTGGATATCAGTCCAATGAGGCATTGCATATCTCAGAGCGGGAACGAGAAATTGTCATGGGCTGTTTTGCCAAAATTCATGATGAACTTTTGCGGCCAGTGGATAAGCATAGCCGCAGGTTAATCGTTTCCAATATCGAGCTTTTTCTGAATTATTGTGTCCGGTTTTATGATCGGCAATTTATTACCCGCGAGCAGGTGAACAGGGGGATTTTGGAACGATTTGAGGCACTGTTACATGAATACCTGTATTCGGGTAAGATTGCAGAAGAAGGAATTCCTACCGTGGCACAATTTGCTGGTTTGCTTCATCTTTCGCCCAATTATTTCGGGGATGTGGTGAAAAAAGAGACAGGCATAACTGCCCAGGAATACATCCAATCAAGGCTTATCGAAATCGCCAAGGAAAAATTATTTGATTATAGCAAATCGGTCAGCGAGGTGGCTTATGAACTCGGTTTTCGTTATCCCCAGCATTTTACGCGGTTATTCAAACAGAAAGTGGGGCTTTCTCCATCTGAGTTCCGGAATATGAATTGA
- a CDS encoding FeoA family protein — translation MIRLSALGIGKKAIIRSFEEDDIYLKLMEMGCVPGEMVEVQKIALFGDPISISVAGYHLSLRKKEADHIWVEEILEKQTSLY, via the coding sequence ATGATCCGGCTATCTGCACTGGGTATTGGGAAAAAAGCCATTATCCGCTCCTTCGAAGAAGACGATATTTATCTAAAGCTCATGGAAATGGGCTGCGTACCGGGTGAAATGGTTGAAGTACAAAAAATCGCCCTTTTCGGTGATCCGATTTCCATTTCCGTTGCCGGCTATCACCTGAGTTTGCGTAAAAAAGAGGCCGACCATATCTGGGTGGAGGAAATCTTAGAAAAACAAACCTCACTGTACTGA
- the ybeY gene encoding rRNA maturation RNase YbeY, which translates to MSPLGFIRFFSMARPRIIFASHEVNSPFHRPLTKFSIKQSIFYLFEQEQKACSRLYYVFCSDAYLLELNQRYLQHDTYTDILTFDLTTPPAPIEAEIYISIDRVKENAVRFSVSFADELMRVIFHGALHLCGYRDHTVEEQLTMRKKEDFYLAYWHQMIPGEKN; encoded by the coding sequence GTGTCACCACTTGGTTTTATACGATTTTTCAGCATGGCCAGACCCCGGATAATTTTTGCCTCACACGAAGTGAATAGTCCTTTTCATCGGCCTCTGACGAAATTCAGCATCAAACAGTCCATTTTTTATCTTTTTGAACAGGAGCAAAAAGCTTGCTCGAGGCTTTATTATGTGTTTTGTTCGGACGCCTATTTGCTGGAACTCAATCAGCGGTATTTGCAGCACGACACGTACACGGATATTTTAACTTTCGATCTAACCACTCCACCCGCCCCGATTGAAGCAGAGATTTACATCAGTATAGACCGGGTAAAAGAAAATGCGGTTCGATTTAGCGTTTCTTTTGCGGATGAACTGATGCGGGTGATCTTTCATGGCGCCTTGCATTTATGCGGCTATCGGGATCATACGGTCGAAGAACAACTCACCATGCGAAAGAAGGAAGATTTTTATCTGGCTTACTGGCACCAGATGATACCGGGAGAAAAAAATTAA
- a CDS encoding CAP domain-containing protein — protein MFHVKRHEILYPNDDMGMMFFNRNAMGIIFWFSCLIFLPIFSSQATMPGSLPGIEETAHRDEAMERALFELVNQLRADPPGFYHRVVQPYLQQETAIHFTARYTHSLRKEMLNCPPLPPFRLDHRLQQTALLLAKDIVDRQRGRLSHTMSNGVDFATRFRQAGIGCGAENLYTGLHRTPEQVLVDWLIDQGVSDFGHRHNLLNPQYRTTGIVVLKNSEGQIWVVEDFGCAP, from the coding sequence ATGTTTCACGTGAAACGGCATGAAATTTTGTATCCCAACGATGATATGGGTATGATGTTTTTCAATCGAAACGCGATGGGCATCATCTTCTGGTTTTCTTGCCTGATTTTTTTACCGATTTTTTCCAGTCAGGCCACGATGCCGGGTTCTTTACCGGGCATCGAGGAAACTGCGCATAGAGACGAGGCCATGGAACGGGCTTTGTTTGAACTGGTAAATCAACTCCGGGCCGACCCACCGGGCTTTTATCATCGGGTCGTTCAGCCTTATCTTCAACAGGAAACCGCCATTCATTTCACGGCACGATATACCCATTCCCTGCGGAAAGAAATGCTCAATTGTCCGCCGCTCCCGCCATTCCGCCTGGATCATCGCCTCCAGCAAACAGCCTTGTTGCTGGCAAAAGACATTGTCGATCGTCAGCGTGGGCGACTCTCCCATACCATGAGCAATGGGGTGGACTTTGCGACTCGATTTCGGCAGGCGGGTATCGGGTGTGGCGCTGAAAATCTATACACCGGTTTACACCGCACCCCCGAACAGGTGCTGGTGGATTGGTTGATTGACCAAGGAGTATCTGATTTCGGCCATCGGCATAATTTATTAAACCCGCAATATCGAACCACGGGCATTGTGGTATTAAAAAACAGCGAGGGGCAAATCTGGGTGGTGGAAGATTTCGGTTGCGCGCCCTGA